The Intrasporangium calvum DSM 43043 sequence CACACTGGTGTCACCGAGACCGGGAGGCGCCATGATCATCGACTGTGCCCTGTACCGCGACGGGCGACGCCAGCAGGAGGCCGCGCTCACGCTCGACACGGCGGCCGCGCTGCACCAGGACGGCAGCGAGGGCTTCGCCTGGCTGGGCACCTTCGAACCGGCGCCTGACGAGCTGGAGCGCATCCGCGACAGCTTCGGTCTGCACGAGCTCGCGGTCGAGGACGTCCAGACGTTCCACCTGCGGCCCAAGATGGAGCAGTACGACCACGGCGTCGAGCTCGTCATCCTGCGCACTGCCCGATACGACGACGAGCGCGAAGAGGTCGACTTCGGCGAGATCAGCGTGTTCATCGCGCCCACGTTCGTGATCACCGTGCGACAAGGCGTGGCGAGCGAGCTGCACACGGCGCGCACCAACCTGGAGGCGCGGCCGGACCTGCTCGCCGAGGGCAGCCCGGCGGTGCTCTGGGCGATTCTCGACCAGGTGATCAAGAGCTACGGTCCGGTCGTCGCCGAGCTGGAACGCGACATCGAGCAGGTCGAGAGCACCGTCTTCGCCGGGGAGGCCGCACCCACGGAGCGGATCTACTTCCTGCGGCGCGAGGTGACCAACTTCTACCGCGCCGTCCACCCGCTGCTCACCGTGCTCACGACGATCGAGCGCACGTACCGGGAGGGTCCGCTCGCGCCCTACCTCCACGACGTCCACGACTACCTGCGGCTCATCAGCGACGAGGTGGCCGCCCAGCGCGACCTGCTCGCGACGATCCTCGAGGCGAACATGGCCGTCATCTCCGTGGAGCAGACGCGGCTCGGGATCCGGCAGGGTCAGACGATCGAACGGCTCACCGTCCTCGCCACCGTGTTCCTGCCGCTCACCTTCGTGACCGGGTTCTTCGGCCAGAACTTCCCCTGGCTCGTCGAGCACCTCGACGGGTTCGGCCGGTTCGTGGTGCTCGGCATCGGTGGGCTGGTCCTGCCGCTCGTCGTCCTCTGGGTGCTCCTTCGACGGGACCGCGGGCGCCTCGACCGGTCCACCTGACCCACCCCGGCCCCCGTCGAAAGAGCAGTTCGTCCCCCCGGCTGGTGCGCGACGCTGAGCGCTCGTGACGGGCGAGGGGACAAACTGCTCTTTCGATGCGCGGTAGGCAGGTGCGGGGAAGATGCGGGCAGGTCAGGCAGGTCAGGCAGGTCAGGCAGGGCAGGCAGGGCAGGCAGGGCAGGCAGGGCAGGCAGGGCAGGCAGGTCAGGGGTCGAGGCGGTGCGGTCCGGGCCCGACCGAAGCCATCTCGTCACCCGGGTTGTTGAGCGCGCACGTCTCCAGGCTGAGGCAGCCGCAGCCGATGCAGCCGTCGAGGCGGTCGCGGAGCAGTTCGATGCGCCGGATCTGTTCGTCGAGTCTCGCCCGCCAGGCCGAGGACAGTCTGGCCCAGTCGTGGGACGTCGGGGTGCGCGAGCCGGGCAGGGTGGCCAGGGCGTCCCGGATCTCCTCGAGTGACAGACCGACTCGTTGGGCTGCCCGGATGAAGGACACGCGCCGGATCGTGGGCCGGTCGTAGCGTCGCTGGTTGCCGGTCGTGCGGCCGGAGGAGATGAGCCCGAGGGCCTCCCAGTAGCGCAGCGCGGACGTCGCGACGCCGGTGCGCTCCGCGACCTGGCCGATGGTGAGCTGTGGGCTCATGTCAGCGGATCCTTGCCTCCGCCAACCGGTGGAGGATCTCGTCCACGGTCTCGTCCGGCGTCTGCTGCGAGCTGTCGAGCCAGAGGCCGATCTTCGGCGTCTCGGTCCGCACCTTGAGGTCGAAGTCGCGGATCGACCACAGGTCCCCGTAGCCCGTCTTGGTCCGTTCGGACTCGCGCCGCATCACCGTCGAGACGTCCGGCGCGAGCATGACGAGGCTCACCGGCTCGGTGAGCTGGGCCAGGAACGGCTCGAGGGTCGTCCCCACGAAGAGGTCCTGGACCACCACGGTGAACCCTGCGTCGACGTAGATGTTCGCCGTGTGCGCGGCGAGCCGGTGGCGCAGGGCGAGCTGTCGCTCGGCCTCGAGGTCGCCGTGGGGGCTGAGGTCGACGCGTCCGCGCACGACGACGCGCCGGAACTCGTCACCGCGCAGGTGCACGGCCCTGGTGAAGCGCTCGGCGAGCAGCTGGGAGACAGTCGACTTGCCAGCGGCCATGACGCCCGTCACGACGATGGTCTGCGGCGTGTCGACGGAGGCCGGGAGGGGGAGCCGATCCGTCACAGGGCACACCTTAGATCGAGCCGAGGCCACGTGGCGCGCTGGTTCACGAAAAGTTCAAGTTGCCTGCAAGATGAGTCCGGCTCGGTCAACCGTGGGCCTCGACCTCTTCCGGGGTGGCCCGGCGCACGACGACGCGGCTCCAGGCTCCGACGTAGAGTCGGTCGTCGTCATCCAGCTCGGTCCGCGGGCCGACGCTGATCGGGTCGTCGGGCAGCGGTCCGGACGCCGGCCCGACGAACGTCCCGTTGGAGCTGCCGAGGTCCTCGACGAACCACCGGGTGCCGTCGGTGCTGAGCTGGGCGTGCCGCCGACTGACCCCGGGGTCGGAGGAGAGGTCGATCTCGGGATGGGTGTTGCGGCTCTGGCTCACGCGTCCGAGCAGGACACTGCGCGAGCGGAGCGGCACGATCAGCGGCAGACCCGGCGAGGGACAGGGGTCCTCGACCTCCTGCGTCTGGTACCAGTCCGGGTCGACCCAGACCTCGGCGAGCCAGTCGAAGCCCTCGGGGGCCGGCACGTTCTGCACACTCGACGGGGTGGGGGCCGGCGCGTTCTGCACACTCGACGGGGTGGGGGCCGGCACGTTCTGCGCGCTCGAACGTGGCATCGCCCCGGTCGTGAAGTCGTAGCCGCACGCCTCGCAGAACAGCGCACCGGCAGGGTTCTGCGCCTGGCAGTTCGGGCACTCCAGCGACTCGGCACCCGCCACGGAGGACGTCTCAGCCGGAGCGGCTCCGGGCGCCGCCGTGGGAGCGGGCCCAGCGGCATACGGACCGGTGGGGCTCGCCGACCCGCTCACGGAGGCCGCGTCACCCGACCCGGCGCCCGCCTCGATCGGCGACCCGCACACGTCGCAGTAGTCGTCGGCCTGCGACGGGTGGCCGTTGGGGCACGTGACCGTCATCGGCGCACCCGGCTCGTCTTCGTCGAGGCCGTGTCGAGCGACATCTCGTCGAGCTTGGAGACGCTCTTCTTGAGCCGCACGGTGCCGGTGTCGGCGTCGTCGATCTCGACGACCTTCTTGAGACGGGTCGTCATCTCGTCGTTGCCGGTCTGGCCCGCGAGCTGGACCGCGCGACCGAGCTTGGCCGTGGCCACCTCGTCGTGGCCGGAGGCCTTGGCGGCGAGCCCCTCCTGGATGACCTGGGCGAGCTCGGCCTGGCCCGTGTAGGCGGCGACGGCCGGGTCGATGCGGGTCGTCAGGGCGTCGTCGTTGCTCCACCTGGCCTTGACCAGCCCCTGGCAGACGGGCTGGTCGCCGAGGCCGAGCGAGACCCGCGCCGCGAGCTGCTCCTGCCCGAGGGTGCGAGCGGGCAGCCGCACGGCGACGTGGTAGTCCCGGCTCTCGTCCGACCAGGCGCCCGTGGGGTAGGCACCGGTCAGCGGGTTGACCTGGGACCGGCGCCCGGTGAGGTCCTCGAGGGTCGGCGAGACCTGGCGCACGAAGAGCAGCTCGGCGCCCTGCGGCACCCAGACGCGCAGCTCGGCGCTGGCCACCCCCCGGGACATGGACGCGCGCATCATCGCCTGGAACTCGGCGGCCAGCTCCTCAGGCTCAGGCACGAGCCCGACGGTGCCGAGCAGGGCCGAGGCGATCGCGCGGACCTCCTCGACGCGCCACTGGTCCCCGACGCCGCGCGCGTCGCACTGGAAGACGCCGACGCACGACTGGACCGCGGCCTGCAGCGACGCGGGCGTCTCGCCCTCGTTGACGCCGTCGGTGAGGAGGATCGCGTGGCGCTTCTGGACGTGGGGGACGGTCTCGAAGATCTGCCGCGCGAGCGTGAGCCAGGTGCCCATCGCCGTGCCGCCCTGCGCCCGCAGGCCCTCGACGGCCCGGCGCGCCTCCGCCCGGGTGTGCGACGACATGACCGCGAGCGCCCCCTGGTGGGCGTAGGGGTAGACGATCTGCGCGGTGCCGTTGCCGGAGACGACGGCGAAGAGGGTGCCGTCGACGATCTCGTTGAGGGCGGCCTTGGCGGCGTGGCCCGCCTCCATGACGCCCCGTCGGCCCATCGAGCCGGAGGTGTCGATGAGGATGACCTCAGCGGCCGAGCCGGGGTCGACGACGCCCATCGACGTCGCGGCCGAGGCGCCACTCGAGGTGATGCGCACGATCGCGTGGACGTCGGTCCCGCCGTCGGGGAGGAACTCGTTCTGGAACACCTCGGCGGTGAAGTCAGCCATGGATGGGGTCACCTTCCTGTGGCGCGGCCTCCGCGCCGGTCGTCTCCTGAGATCCTTGCCCACCCAGTCGAGCGAGGGCAACCGTGATGTTGTCGCGTCCGCCCTGCTCGTTGGCGAAGTCGACGAGCGCCTGCGCCACGGCCGTCGGGGTCGGGTCGGGCCCGGCCTCGGTGACCATGTTGTGCACGAGGACCCGCATGTCGGCGGCGGCGGAGCAGTAGTTCCACAGTCCGTCGGAGCAGACGAGCAGCCACCCGGCGGTGGTGTCGTCGGCAGCGAGGGTCGTGAGGTGCGGGGTGAGGTCGTCCGGGGCGTCGGTGCCGAGCCAGCGGGTGATCGAGTGGGCGTGCGGGCCGTTCTCGGCGGCGTCGCGCGGGACGCCCGCCAGCATCTGCTCGTGGGCGTAGGAGTCGTCCCGGCCGAGCTGGCGCGGCGGGAGCTCCGGGCGGTCGGGCAGCCAGTAGACGCGGCTGTCGCCGACGTTGCCGGTCACGACGGCGCCGTCCTCGATGACGGCGGCCGCGATGGTGCACGACGGCGGGTTCTCCTGCTCCCCCTCGACCGCGGAGCGGACGGCGTCGTTCGCCGTGGCGACCGCAGTGGTCAGGGCCCGGGCGGCGGCCGCCTCCCACGCGTCGCGGGTCCCGGCTCCGCGCGGGAGTGGCTGGTCGAGGACGGCGCGGGCGGCACGGGCCGCCGCGAGGGAGGCGATGTGGGAGTCGGTGGCCATCGACACGCCGTCGCAGACGACGAGCACCGCGCGGCTGCCGGGGGCCTCGGTGGCGGTCAGCGCCATCGCGTCCTCGTTGCGGGCGTGCCGTCGGCCGATGTCGCACACCCCGCCGACCCACGGGGCCGGCGACTCGGCGAAGTGGTTGCGCGGGTCCGGCGGGGGTGACCCGCAGTGGTCGCAGTAGCCGTCGACGTAGTGGCCCTCCCCGCAGCTCTGGCAGGGCTGCGCCTCGGCGCCGGTGGGCTGGGCGGGCCCCGTCGCGGTGGAGGGGACGGGCCCGGTCCAACCGACGTCGAGGGGGGACTCCTCGCCCGTCGGTGCCGTCTGCGGGGTGGCTGGGGAGACCACGCCGCCGTATGCCGCTGGGCTCGCTCCCGCTCCCTGCTGCCCGGGTGCCAGGCCGGCTCCGCAGGCCTCGCAGAAGCTCGCGTCGGGGGGATTGGGGGTGCCACATGACGGGCAGGTGGGCTCCGGCCCGGTGGCCTGGGGGAACTGGGTCGCCTGCGGCAGGCGGGGCGGCGAGGCGTCGGTCACCAGAGGCTCCAAGGTCGGACGGTGTTGGCTTCGTCGACGAGCGCGACGCGCTCGGCGGTGTCAGGCGTGCGGCTGGCGAGCTCTCGGAGGGCCTGCTCCAGCCCGACCCTGAGGGCGGGCTCGGTCGCACGGTGGGTGCCCAGGTGCAGATCCGGCTGCGCGCCGGCTTCGCGCACCGAGGCGAGGGCCTCGCGGTAGATGTGGGTCGTCACCTCGGCCCGCCGCCGGGCCGTGAGCGAGGTGTCCGCCAAGGTGCGCAGGGCCTCGGCGAGGTCGGGCAGGCCCCGGTTCGCCCGGGCGAGCAGCTCCGCGAGCCCGGCCCGGGCGGTCCGGTAGGCGCTCGACTGGGTGGGGACGAGCCGGTAGGCCGCCACGGCGCCGTCGACGTCACCGCGGGCGGCGCGGATCCGGGCCAGCCCGAACGCGGCCATCGGCACGTAGGTGGAGTCCGTTCGGGCGCAGGCGACGTAGAGGTTCTCGGCGACGGCGTCGTCACCGGCCTTCTCGCTGGCGTGGGCGAGGGCCAGCTTGGGGGCGAGCTCGCCCGGGACCTGCCCGTAGACGGCGTTGAAGGCCGCCTGCGCGGAGGGGGCGTCGCCCCGCTCGAGTGCCGCCAGGCCCTGGATCCACACGGCGCGCCACTCCCACGGGTCGTTCGTGAGCAGCTCGGTGGCCGCCGCCTCGGCGAGGTCGCGCTCACCGACGCTGAGGGCCGTCCGGGCCAGGTCGAGGAGGACCTCCGCCGTCCGCGCCGGCGCGTCGCGGAGGATGTCGAGGCGCTGCTCCGGGCTCCCGCTGATCGTGTGCAGCCAGTTCGTCTGCGCGTCGTGGGGGTCGCGTCGGAGGGCCGGCAGGTTGCGCCAGTCGTCGGCCTCGTCGCCGGGCGTCGGGGCGTCGAAGAGGAGCGACCCGACGGTCGTCGTCGCTGCCCCCGAGCCCCGGTCGATGGCGACGACCTCGCGGAGCACGCCGACCATCTGTGAGCGCAGCTCGTCAGCCGACACGAACCGGTCGTCGCGGTTGGGGGCGCACGCCTTGGAGACGAGCCGGTAGAAGGAGTCGTACTTCTGGAAGACGGGGCTCGAGTCCTGTGGGGGCAGGACGTTGAGGTAGGTCGACTGGTAGCCGCGGAACTCCATCGTGAGCACGACGAGGGTGCGCCCGATGGTGTAGATGTCCGAGGCCACCGAGGTGCCCAGGTCGGCCACCTCCGGCGCCTGGTACCCGACGGTCCCGAAGATCGCCGAGTCCTCGTCGTCGACCCGCCGCACGCCGCCGAGGTCGATCAGCTTGACCTCGTCGCCGACCTGGATGATGTTGTCCGGCTTGAAGTCGCAGTAGACCAGGCCGAGGTCGTGGAGGTACTGGAAGGACGGGAGGATCTCGAGGATGTAGGCGAGGGCCTGGTCGACCGGCAGGGGATCGTAGAAGCCCGCGCGCTGCATCCGCTGCTTGAGGATCGACTTGAGCGACGTGCCGCCGACGTACTCCATGACGATGTAGCCCGCGTCGTCGTGGGTGACGAAGTTGTAGATCTCGACGATGTTCGGGTGGGACACCTGGGCGAGGAAGCGCTGCTCGGCGATGGCCGCGGCGAGCGCGTCGGGGTCGGCCGAGTTGAGCAGGCCCTTGAGGACGACCCATCGGTCGGAGACGTTCTTGTCCCGAGCGAGGTAGATCCACCCGAGGCCGCCGTGGGCCAGGCAGCCGGCGACCTCGTACTGGCCGGCGACGAGGTCACCGGACCGCAGCTTGGGGTCGAAGGAGAACGGGTGGCGGCAGTTGGCGCAGAAGCCGGTGGTGCGCCCGGGCTGGCCGTCACGCCCCCGGCCGACCGGCTCGCCGCACTTGGGGCAGAAGCGCTTCGCCTCGGGGACGACCGGGTCGGTGAGGAGTGCCTTCTCCGCGTCGATGGTCGGGGCGGGCCGCACCGTGGTGATGCCGCCGCCGAGGCGGGCGCTGCGGAGCCGCTGCGACCCGCTGGTGCGCCGGGTGACGGCCGAGCCGGTCTGTCGGGCGCGCTTCGAGCCGAGCGCTGCCGAGGCGAGCATGCTCGAGGCTGCGGACCGGGTGGAGAGCTCCGAGCCCATGCCGGCTGGTCGGGTCACGGCCGAGTCGACGACCTGGACGACCTCCGCCTGGTGTGCCGGGGTGCCGCAGACGTTGCAGTACCCGTCGTCGATCGCGCCGGTGCAGCCGGGCTGCGCGCACGGGGTGCCGTCGGGAACGGTGGCCAGCGCGGTGTCCAGGGATGTGTCCAGGGATGTGTCCGGGGATGTGGCCGGGGATGTGGCCGGGGAGGTGGCCGGGGGTGGCCCTGGGTCGGCGAGGGACCGACCGCCCGGGGCCGCGGGAGACGTGGGCGCCATGCCGCAGGTGTCGCAGTAGCCGTCGACGATCGTGCCCGCGCAGCCGGGCTGCGCGCACCGGAGCCCGGTGCTCGTGGGCGGGGTGCTCGTGGGCGGGGGGCTCGTGGTCACTGCTGGGCCCTTCCTGGTCGGGACGGCGGGCGGGTCACGGAGTCGACGTAGGACTGGAAGGCGGCCGCCAGGGCCCGGGCTCGTGTCGTCGGCATCGGGGTCCGGCCGAGCACCGCCTCGAGCCGGGACCGGATCGCCTCCAGGTCGTCCTGGACCTCGTCGTCGGGCGGGTGGGCCGCCAGTCGCGCCTCGAGCATCGCCCCGACCGCCCCGGCGAGGCCGATGATCTCGTCGCGCTCGGCGAGCGCGGCGGCATACGTCTCGTGGGCGAGGTCGAGCGCGCGGGCGACCCGGTCGAGGCGTTGGCGGTAGCCGGCGAGCCCGGCGGCCTCACCGGGCACCGGGCCCAGGGCGCGGACGTTGGGGATGGCGAGGTGCGGCGCCGGTGTCACCGCGGCGATGCAGCGGCGCTCGAGGGACCGGATCGCCTCGGCCCGCGCGTCCAGCTCCTCGACCTGCTGCCTCGTGTCGGCGCGGTCCTGCGCAGCGTTGGCTCGTTCGGCGGCGGCGACGATGAGGTCTCGCTCGAGCACCGCGAGGTCGATCTCGAGCGGACCGATGAGGCCGCCGACGTCGGCCCCACGCCGGGCCCGCTCGACGAGGTCGCCGACCCGGCGGTCGAGCCGCGCCAACCGCTCCGCGGCGTCGTCCCGATCGGGACCGGCGGGCACGAGGGGCACCTGGTCGCGG is a genomic window containing:
- a CDS encoding CorA family divalent cation transporter; the protein is MIIDCALYRDGRRQQEAALTLDTAAALHQDGSEGFAWLGTFEPAPDELERIRDSFGLHELAVEDVQTFHLRPKMEQYDHGVELVILRTARYDDEREEVDFGEISVFIAPTFVITVRQGVASELHTARTNLEARPDLLAEGSPAVLWAILDQVIKSYGPVVAELERDIEQVESTVFAGEAAPTERIYFLRREVTNFYRAVHPLLTVLTTIERTYREGPLAPYLHDVHDYLRLISDEVAAQRDLLATILEANMAVISVEQTRLGIRQGQTIERLTVLATVFLPLTFVTGFFGQNFPWLVEHLDGFGRFVVLGIGGLVLPLVVLWVLLRRDRGRLDRST
- the soxR gene encoding redox-sensitive transcriptional activator SoxR encodes the protein MSPQLTIGQVAERTGVATSALRYWEALGLISSGRTTGNQRRYDRPTIRRVSFIRAAQRVGLSLEEIRDALATLPGSRTPTSHDWARLSSAWRARLDEQIRRIELLRDRLDGCIGCGCLSLETCALNNPGDEMASVGPGPHRLDP
- a CDS encoding AAA family ATPase, which codes for MTDRLPLPASVDTPQTIVVTGVMAAGKSTVSQLLAERFTRAVHLRGDEFRRVVVRGRVDLSPHGDLEAERQLALRHRLAAHTANIYVDAGFTVVVQDLFVGTTLEPFLAQLTEPVSLVMLAPDVSTVMRRESERTKTGYGDLWSIRDFDLKVRTETPKIGLWLDSSQQTPDETVDEILHRLAEARIR
- a CDS encoding FHA domain-containing protein; the protein is MTVTCPNGHPSQADDYCDVCGSPIEAGAGSGDAASVSGSASPTGPYAAGPAPTAAPGAAPAETSSVAGAESLECPNCQAQNPAGALFCEACGYDFTTGAMPRSSAQNVPAPTPSSVQNAPAPTPSSVQNVPAPEGFDWLAEVWVDPDWYQTQEVEDPCPSPGLPLIVPLRSRSVLLGRVSQSRNTHPEIDLSSDPGVSRRHAQLSTDGTRWFVEDLGSSNGTFVGPASGPLPDDPISVGPRTELDDDDRLYVGAWSRVVVRRATPEEVEAHG
- a CDS encoding VWA domain-containing protein, yielding MADFTAEVFQNEFLPDGGTDVHAIVRITSSGASAATSMGVVDPGSAAEVILIDTSGSMGRRGVMEAGHAAKAALNEIVDGTLFAVVSGNGTAQIVYPYAHQGALAVMSSHTRAEARRAVEGLRAQGGTAMGTWLTLARQIFETVPHVQKRHAILLTDGVNEGETPASLQAAVQSCVGVFQCDARGVGDQWRVEEVRAIASALLGTVGLVPEPEELAAEFQAMMRASMSRGVASAELRVWVPQGAELLFVRQVSPTLEDLTGRRSQVNPLTGAYPTGAWSDESRDYHVAVRLPARTLGQEQLAARVSLGLGDQPVCQGLVKARWSNDDALTTRIDPAVAAYTGQAELAQVIQEGLAAKASGHDEVATAKLGRAVQLAGQTGNDEMTTRLKKVVEIDDADTGTVRLKKSVSKLDEMSLDTASTKTSRVRR
- a CDS encoding protein phosphatase 2C domain-containing protein, encoding MTDASPPRLPQATQFPQATGPEPTCPSCGTPNPPDASFCEACGAGLAPGQQGAGASPAAYGGVVSPATPQTAPTGEESPLDVGWTGPVPSTATGPAQPTGAEAQPCQSCGEGHYVDGYCDHCGSPPPDPRNHFAESPAPWVGGVCDIGRRHARNEDAMALTATEAPGSRAVLVVCDGVSMATDSHIASLAAARAARAVLDQPLPRGAGTRDAWEAAAARALTTAVATANDAVRSAVEGEQENPPSCTIAAAVIEDGAVVTGNVGDSRVYWLPDRPELPPRQLGRDDSYAHEQMLAGVPRDAAENGPHAHSITRWLGTDAPDDLTPHLTTLAADDTTAGWLLVCSDGLWNYCSAAADMRVLVHNMVTEAGPDPTPTAVAQALVDFANEQGGRDNITVALARLGGQGSQETTGAEAAPQEGDPIHG
- a CDS encoding serine/threonine-protein kinase, translated to MTTSPPPTSTPPTSTGLRCAQPGCAGTIVDGYCDTCGMAPTSPAAPGGRSLADPGPPPATSPATSPATSPDTSLDTSLDTALATVPDGTPCAQPGCTGAIDDGYCNVCGTPAHQAEVVQVVDSAVTRPAGMGSELSTRSAASSMLASAALGSKRARQTGSAVTRRTSGSQRLRSARLGGGITTVRPAPTIDAEKALLTDPVVPEAKRFCPKCGEPVGRGRDGQPGRTTGFCANCRHPFSFDPKLRSGDLVAGQYEVAGCLAHGGLGWIYLARDKNVSDRWVVLKGLLNSADPDALAAAIAEQRFLAQVSHPNIVEIYNFVTHDDAGYIVMEYVGGTSLKSILKQRMQRAGFYDPLPVDQALAYILEILPSFQYLHDLGLVYCDFKPDNIIQVGDEVKLIDLGGVRRVDDEDSAIFGTVGYQAPEVADLGTSVASDIYTIGRTLVVLTMEFRGYQSTYLNVLPPQDSSPVFQKYDSFYRLVSKACAPNRDDRFVSADELRSQMVGVLREVVAIDRGSGAATTTVGSLLFDAPTPGDEADDWRNLPALRRDPHDAQTNWLHTISGSPEQRLDILRDAPARTAEVLLDLARTALSVGERDLAEAAATELLTNDPWEWRAVWIQGLAALERGDAPSAQAAFNAVYGQVPGELAPKLALAHASEKAGDDAVAENLYVACARTDSTYVPMAAFGLARIRAARGDVDGAVAAYRLVPTQSSAYRTARAGLAELLARANRGLPDLAEALRTLADTSLTARRRAEVTTHIYREALASVREAGAQPDLHLGTHRATEPALRVGLEQALRELASRTPDTAERVALVDEANTVRPWSLW